The proteins below come from a single Parazoarcus communis genomic window:
- a CDS encoding ABC transporter substrate-binding protein has product MMLKKIPAAIALASLATFAGSALAQVKVGVISSATGPTALVGIPQKNSVPLLPTKVGDLTVEYIALDDASDSTASVTAVKKLLSEEKVDAIIGPSGSPNAMGAIQFVAEAGVPMLAPVGTAAVVLPMTEQKKWVFKTTQNDDIIAKALTEHMVKAGVKTLGLIGTADPYGENWAKVMGGLAEANGIKIVASEKFQRSDSSVTGQALKLIGAKPDAVLVTAPGGPSVLPQTTLFDMGYKGQMYQTHGAALPDFLKLGGKKVEGTILAASLMLVLPEIADSNPSKKVAADYIAAYEKMHGNKPATFGANVYDAGLLLKQAIPLAALKGKPGTPEFRSALRDALEQTKELVGTQGVYNMSPADHSGFDDRGRVMITVKEGNWTLLK; this is encoded by the coding sequence ATGATGTTGAAGAAAATCCCCGCTGCCATCGCACTTGCAAGCCTTGCTACCTTTGCCGGCAGCGCGCTCGCACAGGTCAAGGTCGGCGTCATTTCGTCCGCTACCGGCCCGACCGCACTCGTCGGCATCCCGCAGAAGAACAGCGTGCCGCTGCTGCCGACCAAGGTGGGTGACCTTACCGTCGAATACATCGCGCTCGACGACGCGTCCGACTCCACCGCTTCTGTGACCGCAGTCAAGAAGCTGCTGAGCGAAGAGAAGGTCGACGCCATCATCGGACCCTCGGGCTCGCCCAACGCCATGGGCGCGATTCAGTTCGTCGCCGAAGCCGGCGTTCCGATGCTGGCTCCTGTGGGCACGGCTGCCGTTGTGCTGCCGATGACCGAGCAGAAGAAGTGGGTGTTCAAGACCACCCAGAACGACGACATCATCGCCAAGGCACTGACCGAGCACATGGTCAAGGCCGGCGTGAAGACCCTGGGCCTGATCGGCACCGCAGATCCTTACGGCGAGAACTGGGCCAAGGTCATGGGCGGCCTCGCCGAAGCCAACGGCATCAAGATCGTCGCCAGCGAGAAGTTCCAGCGCTCCGACAGCTCGGTTACCGGCCAGGCGCTGAAGCTCATTGGCGCCAAGCCCGACGCCGTGCTCGTCACTGCCCCGGGCGGCCCCTCGGTGCTGCCGCAAACCACCCTGTTCGACATGGGCTACAAGGGCCAGATGTACCAGACTCACGGTGCCGCGCTGCCCGACTTCCTCAAGCTCGGTGGCAAGAAGGTCGAAGGCACCATCCTCGCTGCGAGCCTGATGCTGGTGCTGCCCGAGATCGCCGACAGCAACCCGTCGAAGAAAGTCGCTGCCGACTACATCGCCGCATACGAGAAGATGCATGGCAACAAGCCGGCCACCTTCGGCGCCAACGTCTACGACGCCGGTCTGCTGCTGAAGCAGGCAATTCCGCTCGCCGCACTCAAGGGCAAGCCGGGTACGCCCGAGTTCCGTTCCGCACTGCGTGACGCGCTGGAGCAGACCAAGGAACTGGTCGGCACCCAGGGCGTGTACAACATGAGCCCCGCCGATCACAGCGGCTTCGACGATCGCGGCCGGGTGATGATCACGGTGAAGGAAGGCAACTGGACCCTGCTCAAGTAA
- a CDS encoding SDR family NAD(P)-dependent oxidoreductase, with the protein MNEDRIAVVTGGSAGIGADICKRMLDDGYQVVSMARRAPEWTHPRLTTVQVDLLDATATEQAAQEIAANYPVSHFIHNAGVIWPKLLGEVKLDELQGLTQIHLGAAISLMQAVLPGMEARKFGRVVLMSSRGALGLPTRTAYSATKAGMIGMARTWALELAPKGITVNVVAPGPIQTDMYYAVIEAGSERDKALAASIPVRRVGRADDVTRAVMFFADPENSFVTGQTLYVCGGASVGSITI; encoded by the coding sequence ATGAACGAAGACAGGATCGCAGTCGTCACTGGTGGCAGTGCAGGCATTGGCGCCGACATCTGCAAACGCATGCTCGATGACGGCTACCAGGTCGTGTCGATGGCGCGTCGCGCACCAGAATGGACGCACCCGCGCCTCACCACGGTGCAGGTCGATCTGCTCGACGCCACTGCCACCGAGCAGGCTGCGCAGGAGATTGCAGCGAACTACCCGGTCAGCCACTTCATCCACAACGCCGGCGTGATCTGGCCCAAGCTGTTGGGCGAGGTCAAACTCGATGAGTTGCAGGGTCTCACCCAGATCCATCTGGGCGCCGCCATCAGCCTGATGCAGGCGGTGCTGCCCGGCATGGAAGCACGCAAGTTCGGTCGCGTGGTACTGATGTCCTCACGCGGCGCGCTCGGACTGCCGACGCGTACCGCCTACTCCGCAACCAAGGCCGGCATGATCGGCATGGCCCGTACCTGGGCGCTGGAACTGGCACCGAAGGGCATCACCGTCAATGTCGTCGCACCGGGCCCGATCCAGACCGACATGTACTACGCGGTCATCGAAGCCGGCAGTGAGCGTGACAAGGCACTGGCGGCCAGCATTCCGGTTCGTCGCGTTGGCCGCGCAGACGATGTCACCCGTGCGGTGATGTTCTTTGCCGACCCGGAAAACAGTTTCGTTACCGGGCAGACGCTGTATGTCTGCGGCGGTGCAAGTGTAGGAAGCATCACCATCTGA
- a CDS encoding cyclase family protein, whose amino-acid sequence MSNPILAQFMNELLSGRLKLVDLTQTLAPEFPTIVLPPEFGQAWPFRIEEISRYDERGPAWYWNNFSMSEHTGTHFDAPAHWVSGKDQPDNTVDSIPAENFIATACVIDVSAESAENPDFLLTIDYVKAWEEKHGRIPERAWVLLRTDWSKRTTPKEYLNMAEDGAHSPGPDAEVVPWLIRERNVHGFGTESVGTDAGQAHHLNPPYPCHYYMHGNNRYGLQCLTNLDQLPPQGTLIFAAPLKIRNGSGSPLRVLALAPSA is encoded by the coding sequence ATGAGCAACCCCATCCTCGCCCAGTTCATGAACGAGTTGCTGAGCGGCCGGCTGAAACTGGTCGATCTCACGCAGACGCTCGCGCCCGAATTTCCCACCATCGTATTGCCGCCCGAGTTCGGTCAGGCCTGGCCGTTCCGGATCGAAGAGATTTCGCGTTACGACGAGCGTGGTCCGGCCTGGTACTGGAACAACTTCTCCATGTCCGAGCACACCGGCACCCACTTTGATGCGCCCGCGCACTGGGTCAGCGGCAAGGATCAGCCCGACAACACGGTTGACTCGATCCCGGCCGAGAACTTCATCGCCACCGCCTGCGTGATCGACGTCTCGGCCGAGAGCGCCGAGAACCCGGACTTTCTCCTGACCATTGACTACGTCAAGGCCTGGGAAGAAAAGCATGGCCGCATTCCCGAGCGCGCCTGGGTGCTGCTTCGCACCGACTGGTCCAAGCGCACCACGCCCAAGGAGTATCTCAACATGGCTGAAGATGGTGCGCATTCGCCCGGCCCCGACGCCGAAGTGGTGCCATGGCTCATCCGGGAACGAAACGTGCATGGCTTTGGTACCGAATCTGTCGGCACCGACGCCGGCCAGGCCCATCACCTCAACCCGCCCTATCCCTGCCACTACTACATGCACGGCAATAACCGCTACGGGCTGCAATGCCTCACCAACCTCGACCAGCTCCCGCCACAGGGCACGCTGATTTTTGCCGCCCCGCTCAAGATCCGTAACGGTTCCGGCAGCCCGCTGCGGGTGCTGGCACTGGCACCAAGCGCGTGA
- a CDS encoding SDR family NAD(P)-dependent oxidoreductase, producing the protein MTAPLIKPKKKNPVERTRLATRPPAARSRSAQGLTRAAAEGSFELQVCAECNTVQYPAREVCGNCLSEHLQWKPVDNRGQLIATTTLRHSNDLYFRERLPWRVGTVKMAAGPVVVAHVHEDCVADGPVRLTLKLDRSGQAVLHALPEKDTPNMNDAPQMRESTCDPKFRRVLVTDGKSAMGLAVAKAMLDAGANAVFLGDPTSWKANAAFDKLATDPRVQVVEIDVTDTDSVDRLAASIGGKVEILVNTASYLRDGGILGRKDVILARDAMEVNVLGLMRLAQAFGPGMCFRAADGTNNAVAWVNILSIHAFAALPSRGAWSASMAAALSAAQTLRAELSGAGVRVLNVFPGPIDEEWEQLTPPPKLAPAAIAKAIVKGLQDGIEDAYVGDIAEEIRDRLRENHKAVERELGQ; encoded by the coding sequence ATGACCGCGCCACTCATCAAACCGAAAAAGAAGAACCCGGTCGAACGCACCCGTCTGGCCACGCGCCCGCCCGCGGCACGCAGCCGCAGCGCGCAAGGCCTCACGCGGGCCGCTGCCGAAGGCAGTTTCGAACTGCAAGTGTGTGCCGAGTGCAACACGGTTCAGTACCCGGCGCGCGAGGTCTGCGGCAACTGTCTGTCAGAGCACTTGCAGTGGAAGCCGGTGGACAATCGGGGGCAACTGATCGCCACCACCACGCTGCGTCACAGCAACGACCTGTATTTTCGCGAGCGCCTGCCGTGGCGCGTCGGCACGGTGAAGATGGCCGCCGGTCCGGTCGTGGTCGCCCACGTCCATGAAGACTGTGTCGCCGACGGCCCCGTGCGTCTCACGCTCAAGCTCGACCGCAGCGGTCAGGCCGTACTCCATGCGCTTCCTGAAAAGGACACTCCGAACATGAACGATGCCCCGCAGATGCGCGAATCGACCTGCGATCCGAAGTTTCGCCGCGTGCTCGTCACTGACGGCAAATCGGCCATGGGTCTGGCGGTCGCAAAGGCCATGCTCGATGCCGGCGCCAACGCGGTCTTCCTCGGCGACCCGACGAGCTGGAAAGCAAATGCGGCCTTCGACAAGCTCGCCACCGATCCGCGTGTGCAGGTGGTCGAGATCGACGTCACGGACACCGACTCGGTCGACCGCCTGGCTGCCTCGATCGGCGGCAAGGTCGAGATCCTGGTGAATACCGCGTCCTACCTGCGCGACGGCGGCATCCTCGGGCGCAAGGATGTGATCCTGGCCCGCGATGCAATGGAGGTAAACGTGCTCGGCCTGATGCGCCTCGCCCAGGCCTTCGGCCCCGGCATGTGTTTCCGCGCCGCAGACGGCACCAACAACGCCGTGGCCTGGGTCAACATCCTCTCCATTCATGCTTTCGCAGCGCTACCCTCGCGTGGTGCATGGTCGGCCTCGATGGCCGCGGCGCTGTCGGCAGCGCAGACGCTGCGCGCCGAGCTGAGCGGTGCCGGAGTGCGCGTGCTCAACGTTTTTCCCGGCCCGATCGACGAAGAATGGGAGCAGCTCACCCCCCCGCCCAAGCTCGCCCCGGCTGCCATTGCCAAGGCTATCGTCAAGGGCCTGCAGGACGGCATCGAAGATGCGTACGTTGGCGATATCGCGGAAGAAATTCGCGATCGCCTGCGTGAGAACCACAAGGCCGTCGAACGCGAACTCGGCCAGTAA
- a CDS encoding thiolase family protein, protein MSAPSRTRLGYEGVVAVMPATIPYVRYSTHSAHWWLGRALGELIRGAGIAKADVDGVCVSSFTLGPDTAVGLMQHLGMSPRWLDHIPMGGASGVIALRRAARAVQAGDAEVIACIAGDTNQVDSFRNTVSQFSRFAQDAVYPYGAGGPNASFALLTDYYMKHYGATREDFGKLCVAQRDNALKNPHALMKKPLTLAQYIDARPITDPIHLFDCVMPCAGAEGYLVMTEDRAKALKLPFVRIRSTIERHNAFPEDPIQFRGGWAMDKDALYEHAGAAPEDVDFLETYDDYPVINMMQFEDLGFCAKGEAAAFVREHSFTIDGDFPFNTSGGQLSVGQAGAAGGYLGFVQALRQLTGSAGKTQVEGAKLGLVSGFGMINYDRGLCSGAALLERGQAE, encoded by the coding sequence GTGAGCGCGCCCTCCCGCACCCGACTCGGCTACGAGGGCGTGGTTGCCGTGATGCCGGCGACCATCCCCTACGTCCGCTACTCCACGCACAGCGCGCACTGGTGGCTGGGGCGCGCACTCGGCGAACTGATTCGCGGCGCCGGCATCGCCAAGGCCGACGTTGACGGCGTGTGCGTGTCCAGCTTCACCCTCGGCCCGGACACCGCAGTCGGCCTGATGCAGCATCTGGGCATGAGCCCGCGCTGGCTCGACCACATCCCGATGGGGGGCGCCTCCGGTGTCATCGCGCTGCGCCGTGCCGCCCGTGCGGTACAGGCCGGTGACGCCGAAGTGATCGCCTGTATTGCCGGCGACACCAACCAGGTGGACTCCTTCCGCAACACGGTCAGCCAGTTCTCCCGCTTCGCCCAGGACGCGGTCTATCCGTATGGCGCGGGCGGCCCCAATGCCAGCTTTGCGCTGCTGACCGATTACTACATGAAGCACTACGGCGCCACGCGCGAAGACTTTGGCAAGCTCTGCGTCGCCCAGCGCGACAACGCGCTGAAGAACCCGCATGCGCTGATGAAGAAGCCGCTGACCCTTGCGCAGTACATCGACGCCCGCCCGATCACCGACCCGATCCACCTCTTCGACTGCGTCATGCCCTGCGCCGGCGCCGAAGGCTACCTGGTGATGACCGAGGACCGCGCAAAGGCACTCAAGCTGCCCTTCGTGCGCATCCGCTCCACTATCGAACGCCACAACGCCTTCCCCGAAGACCCGATCCAGTTTCGTGGCGGCTGGGCGATGGACAAGGACGCGCTGTACGAACACGCAGGCGCAGCGCCGGAAGATGTCGACTTCCTCGAGACCTACGACGATTACCCGGTGATCAACATGATGCAGTTCGAGGATCTCGGATTCTGTGCCAAAGGCGAGGCCGCCGCCTTCGTGCGCGAGCACAGCTTCACCATCGACGGCGATTTTCCCTTCAACACCTCGGGCGGCCAGCTCTCGGTGGGGCAGGCCGGCGCGGCGGGCGGTTACCTTGGCTTTGTACAGGCCCTGCGCCAGCTCACCGGCAGCGCCGGAAAAACCCAGGTGGAAGGTGCGAAGCTCGGGCTGGTGTCGGGATTCGGCATGATCAACTACGACCGCGGGCTGTGTTCCGGCGCAGCCCTGCTCGAGCGAGGACAGGCCGAATGA
- a CDS encoding AMP-binding protein: MANTVHQAFALAAARWAKLPFLCILPETADIYGINAGELRYAEAAERIETLRSAYAAAGYGHGHRIGILLENRPSFFLHWFALNGLGVSVVPINPDMRAAELEYLIGHSEIALAIALPQRHADLLAAADRAGRPFQVMGERDTPPEAAFPAPQADTEPHELSECALLYTSGTTGRPKGCILPNRYFLHAGNWYANIGGLAALQPGKERMITPLPLVHMNAMAYSAMAMIMTGGCLIPLDRFHPRSWWASVRESRATVVHYLGVMPAMLIKAEASPADRDHAVRFGFGAGVDRTLHGVFEERFGFPLLEAWAMTETGAGAVIIANKEPRHIGSSCFGKEEADVQVRLVTDDGREAGVEEQGELLVRHAGDDPRYGFLAGYLKDEAATDEAWAGGWFHTGDIVRRDADGYLHFVDRKKNVIRRSGENIAAVEVESVLQQHALVKSVAVAAVPDPVRGDEVMALVVAENAPADRAAMEFAAAELVNWALSQLAYYKAPGYVAFVDALPLTTTNKIQRGELKALAPTLVEHTSCVNTCAMKKRQGDHK, encoded by the coding sequence TTGGCCAACACCGTCCATCAAGCCTTCGCCCTCGCCGCCGCGCGCTGGGCAAAGCTCCCCTTCCTCTGCATCCTGCCCGAAACGGCCGACATCTACGGCATCAACGCCGGCGAACTGCGTTACGCCGAAGCCGCCGAACGCATCGAAACCCTGCGCTCAGCCTACGCCGCAGCCGGTTACGGCCACGGTCACCGCATCGGCATCCTGCTCGAGAACCGCCCGTCCTTCTTTCTGCACTGGTTCGCGCTCAACGGGCTCGGTGTATCGGTCGTGCCGATCAACCCGGACATGCGCGCGGCCGAGCTCGAATACCTCATCGGCCACTCCGAGATCGCGCTTGCCATCGCCCTGCCCCAGCGCCACGCCGATCTGCTCGCAGCCGCAGACCGTGCCGGCCGCCCCTTCCAGGTCATGGGCGAACGCGATACGCCGCCCGAGGCCGCCTTCCCCGCCCCGCAGGCTGACACCGAGCCGCATGAACTCAGCGAATGTGCCCTGCTTTACACCTCAGGCACAACGGGCCGCCCCAAGGGCTGCATCCTGCCCAACCGCTACTTCCTGCATGCAGGCAACTGGTACGCCAACATCGGCGGACTCGCCGCCCTGCAGCCCGGTAAGGAACGCATGATCACGCCGCTGCCGCTGGTGCACATGAATGCCATGGCCTACTCGGCAATGGCCATGATCATGACCGGCGGCTGCCTGATTCCGCTCGATCGCTTCCACCCCCGCAGCTGGTGGGCCAGCGTGCGCGAATCCCGCGCCACCGTTGTTCACTACCTTGGCGTCATGCCCGCCATGCTGATCAAGGCTGAAGCCAGCCCGGCTGACCGCGACCACGCTGTGCGCTTCGGCTTCGGCGCCGGTGTCGATCGCACCCTGCACGGAGTCTTCGAAGAACGCTTCGGCTTCCCCTTGCTCGAAGCCTGGGCCATGACCGAAACCGGCGCAGGCGCGGTCATCATCGCCAACAAGGAACCGCGCCACATCGGCAGTTCCTGCTTCGGCAAGGAAGAAGCCGACGTGCAAGTCCGCCTCGTCACCGACGATGGTCGCGAAGCGGGCGTCGAAGAACAGGGTGAGTTGCTCGTGCGCCACGCTGGCGACGATCCCCGCTACGGCTTTCTGGCCGGCTACCTCAAGGACGAGGCTGCCACCGACGAAGCCTGGGCAGGCGGCTGGTTTCACACCGGCGACATCGTCCGCCGCGACGCAGACGGCTACCTGCACTTCGTCGATCGCAAGAAGAACGTGATCCGCCGCAGCGGCGAAAACATCGCCGCCGTCGAAGTGGAAAGCGTTCTGCAGCAGCACGCACTCGTCAAATCGGTCGCCGTCGCAGCCGTACCCGATCCGGTGCGCGGTGACGAAGTGATGGCACTGGTTGTGGCCGAAAACGCGCCGGCCGATCGTGCAGCCATGGAATTCGCTGCAGCCGAGCTGGTGAACTGGGCCCTGTCGCAACTCGCCTACTACAAGGCACCGGGCTACGTCGCCTTCGTCGATGCCTTGCCGCTGACCACCACCAACAAGATCCAGCGCGGCGAACTCAAGGCGCTCGCCCCGACCCTGGTTGAGCACACGAGCTGCGTGAACACCTGCGCGATGAAGAAACGGCAGGGAGATCACAAGTGA
- a CDS encoding aromatic-ring-hydroxylating dioxygenase subunit beta, with protein sequence MTAITEKNLIDFVYAEARMLDEQRFEDWLTLFTEDAYYWMPLAHDQQDPKLHTSLMYEDKLLLRVRIERLSGQRTFSQQPKSRSHHLLQAPTVESSDASTGEHVVRTAFLYTETRLDAQTTYAGWSTHHLVEVEGNLRIRLKRVDLVNCDAAFGNIQLFM encoded by the coding sequence ATGACTGCCATCACCGAAAAAAACCTCATCGACTTCGTCTATGCCGAAGCCCGCATGCTCGACGAACAGCGCTTCGAAGACTGGCTCACCCTGTTCACCGAAGACGCCTACTACTGGATGCCGCTCGCGCACGACCAGCAAGACCCCAAACTTCATACCTCGCTCATGTATGAAGACAAACTCCTGCTCCGCGTCCGCATCGAGCGCCTCTCCGGCCAGCGCACCTTCTCACAACAACCCAAAAGCCGCTCGCACCACCTGCTCCAGGCGCCCACCGTCGAATCGTCCGACGCAAGCACCGGCGAACACGTCGTCCGCACCGCCTTTCTCTACACCGAAACCCGGCTCGACGCCCAGACCACCTACGCCGGCTGGAGCACCCATCACCTCGTTGAAGTCGAAGGCAATCTCAGGATTCGCCTCAAACGCGTCGATCTGGTGAACTGCGATGCCGCCTTCGGCAATATTCAACTCTTCATGTAA
- a CDS encoding aromatic ring-hydroxylating dioxygenase subunit alpha has product MSTATSKYRGNPDAINALVRDTEVHKDAYIDQEVFELEMEHLFANTWVYVGHASQVPNKGDYYTTTVGTEDVVMVRHSDNSVRVLYNRCPHKGVKVAGEVCGNTGKFFRCPYHAWTFKTDGSLLAIPLKKGYENTGFESCEASHGMAPVPNVHVYRDFVFCRLNPGGPSFEEFFGESLSTLDNMVDRSPEGKLEVAGGVLRYMHNCNWKMLVDNQTDTCHPMVAHESSAGTAVKVWNEAPEGTPKPMAVEQFAPFMSPYEFFEGMGIRVWENGHGHTGVSNSIHAAYSPVPGYWEQMVAAYGEERAKQILGDTRHNTVYFPNIMVKGPIQTLRLFKPIAADKTLVESWTFRLVGAPDLLLERTTMYNRLINAPTSVVGHDDLEMYERAQQGLHSRGRDWINIARLYDPAEKAQKNVVTNGTNEMQMRQQMRAWAQFMTESM; this is encoded by the coding sequence ATGAGCACCGCAACCAGCAAATACCGCGGCAACCCCGACGCCATCAATGCACTCGTGCGCGACACCGAAGTGCACAAGGACGCCTACATCGACCAGGAAGTCTTCGAACTGGAGATGGAACACCTGTTCGCCAACACCTGGGTTTATGTCGGCCATGCCAGCCAGGTGCCGAACAAGGGCGACTACTACACCACCACCGTCGGCACCGAAGACGTGGTCATGGTCCGTCACAGCGACAACAGCGTGCGCGTGCTCTACAACCGCTGCCCGCACAAGGGCGTGAAAGTTGCCGGCGAAGTCTGCGGCAACACCGGAAAGTTTTTCCGCTGCCCCTACCACGCCTGGACCTTCAAGACCGATGGCAGCCTGCTCGCCATCCCCCTGAAAAAGGGTTACGAGAACACCGGCTTTGAATCCTGCGAAGCCAGCCACGGCATGGCGCCGGTGCCCAATGTTCATGTGTACCGCGACTTCGTGTTCTGCCGCCTGAACCCCGGCGGTCCCAGCTTCGAAGAATTCTTCGGCGAGTCGCTGTCGACGCTCGACAACATGGTCGACCGCTCGCCCGAAGGCAAACTCGAAGTTGCGGGTGGCGTGCTGCGTTACATGCACAACTGCAACTGGAAGATGCTGGTCGACAACCAGACCGACACCTGCCATCCGATGGTCGCGCACGAATCCTCCGCCGGCACCGCAGTGAAGGTCTGGAATGAAGCCCCCGAAGGCACCCCCAAGCCCATGGCGGTGGAGCAGTTCGCCCCCTTCATGTCGCCGTACGAGTTCTTCGAGGGCATGGGCATCCGCGTGTGGGAGAACGGTCACGGTCACACCGGCGTCTCGAACTCCATCCACGCCGCCTACTCGCCGGTTCCCGGCTACTGGGAGCAGATGGTCGCCGCCTACGGTGAAGAGCGGGCCAAGCAGATCCTTGGCGACACCCGCCACAACACGGTGTATTTCCCCAACATCATGGTCAAGGGCCCAATCCAGACCCTGCGCCTGTTCAAGCCCATCGCCGCGGACAAGACCCTGGTCGAATCCTGGACCTTCCGTCTCGTCGGCGCGCCCGACCTGTTGCTTGAGCGCACCACGATGTACAACCGCCTGATCAACGCCCCCACCTCGGTGGTCGGCCACGACGATCTGGAAATGTACGAACGCGCCCAGCAAGGCCTGCACTCTCGTGGTCGCGACTGGATCAACATCGCCCGCCTCTACGACCCTGCGGAGAAAGCGCAGAAGAACGTCGTCACCAACGGCACCAACGAGATGCAGATGCGGCAACAGATGCGCGCATGGGCCCAGTTCATGACGGAAAGCATGTAA
- a CDS encoding PDR/VanB family oxidoreductase: protein MQEMELTISDIRVETPLVRSLGLRAPDGSPLPPFAPGAHLQVRIPGLADARCYSLVTFAPEAGCFDAPQAYRLGVRLEAESSGGSRFMHDLSVGDTLTVTGPKNDFPLHAAEADETETVLIAGGIGITPIAAMASALQAAGRPWSMHYSGRSLDQLAFKDELTALAGPALHLHADDDAVSRLDIGALLDGLSTTQHLYVCGPKGMIDAVIEGAKKRGWPACHVHFELFTSAAPLAGDQPFEVELSQSGQVLTVPADKTIVEVMEEAGCDPMYDCKRGECGVCTATVLEGEPDHRDYFLSDAEKAGGKLIQICISRAKSPRLVLDL from the coding sequence ATGCAAGAAATGGAACTCACCATCAGCGACATCCGGGTTGAAACCCCGCTGGTCCGCAGCCTTGGCCTGAGGGCACCGGACGGGAGCCCCCTCCCTCCGTTTGCCCCCGGGGCTCACTTGCAGGTAAGGATTCCCGGCCTTGCAGATGCGCGTTGTTACTCGCTCGTCACCTTCGCACCCGAAGCGGGCTGTTTTGATGCCCCGCAAGCCTACCGCCTCGGCGTTCGCCTCGAAGCCGAAAGCAGCGGTGGCTCCCGCTTCATGCATGACCTCAGCGTTGGTGACACGCTCACCGTGACCGGACCGAAAAACGACTTCCCCCTGCACGCAGCCGAAGCAGACGAAACCGAAACAGTCCTCATCGCGGGCGGCATTGGCATCACCCCGATTGCAGCCATGGCGAGCGCACTGCAGGCAGCAGGCCGCCCCTGGTCGATGCACTACAGCGGACGCAGCCTCGATCAACTTGCATTCAAGGACGAACTCACCGCCCTTGCCGGCCCTGCGCTGCATCTGCATGCCGACGACGACGCAGTGAGCCGACTCGACATCGGTGCACTCCTAGACGGCCTGTCGACCACGCAGCACCTCTACGTGTGTGGCCCGAAGGGCATGATCGACGCGGTCATCGAAGGCGCCAAGAAACGCGGCTGGCCCGCCTGCCATGTCCATTTCGAGCTATTCACTTCCGCAGCCCCTTTGGCCGGCGACCAGCCCTTCGAGGTCGAACTGAGCCAGAGCGGACAAGTGCTCACCGTTCCGGCGGACAAGACCATCGTCGAAGTCATGGAAGAAGCCGGCTGCGATCCGATGTATGACTGCAAGCGCGGCGAATGCGGCGTGTGCACTGCCACGGTGCTCGAGGGCGAACCCGACCATCGCGACTACTTCCTGTCCGACGCCGAAAAGGCGGGCGGAAAACTGATCCAGATCTGCATCTCGCGGGCGAAGTCGCCCCGCCTGGTGCTCGATCTCTGA